The DNA window TGCTTCTACAGTCCTATTGCCTATCTTACAAGAAATCATAGAACGCTCTTCAATGGTATGATTTTCTAGTATATTGAGTATAGAATTAATTTCTTCGGGAAGTACTTCGTTTAAGTATCCGACTGTCCCCATATTTATACCCAACAACGGAGTATCCCGATACCTCCTAACAGACTTTAATATGGTTCCATCGCCACCAACAGATATCAATAAATCTATATCGCCAGATTTTTTAGAATAATTATTGTTAGGGAAGTGCTTGTTTAAAGTTTCATCAAAATAGACTTCATGTTTTACTTTCAAAATTTCTGATATTTCCCTAGCAATGTCTAATGCTTTTTGTTTGTCTGTTCTAGAGATAATGCCTACTCTCAAATCATCTACCCTTTAATCTTAATAATATTAATATTAATAACAGTGAAGCCAGACCGCCAATTATTATATAAATTAGAGGTGTAAGCGGGTTGCTTTTAGGTACTATTTCTGCAACTGGGGCTATTTTTTCATCTACGTGATCCATTTGTCTTATTTCATCACTGCCCCCTAAACCTTCAGACATCATTTGTGGTTGATTTGACTGAAACGATTGGAAAATACCGGGGGCGCTAAAACCTATACCAAGAATTACAACTAGGAACATGACTAACAAAGCTGTTGTAGCAGGGATATAAGATGTTTTGAGGCTAGTGGATAGGCTTCTTACAGTTTCTTCCTTCTGGGAAGGAACTATAAGGATCGCTGTCTTTTTAGGCCCGTAATATTTTATATCCTTGAATTTTCTTGAAAGTTTTGTATCAACTACGCCAATAATCCCAATTTCCATCAATCTTTCGATATGAAACATCACAGTGGGCATTGGAAGATCTAACATCTTAGCTAGGTCGCTAGCCGATTGTGGTGCAATAAAAAAAGCGTCTATTATGCGCCTTCCATTATCATTTGCCAGCTCCATGGCAACAATTTTTGCTTTTTCATCGTCTGTTGAGATGACATGCAGTACATCGTCTAAAGTTGCCATAAATACTTTATTTTATTATTTCTTTAAAAGGATATCTTAAAATTAAAGGCAAAAGATTTTTATATAGGCCTCAATCCTTAAGGCACCGGAGAGTGTAAATTACGCATAATAAATCAATAGTTTTTATATTATGTCTAATATTAGGATCATTAATAATCAGTATGCCTAGAGCAG is part of the Methanofastidiosum sp. genome and encodes:
- a CDS encoding helix-turn-helix domain-containing protein; this encodes MATLDDVLHVISTDDEKAKIVAMELANDNGRRIIDAFFIAPQSASDLAKMLDLPMPTVMFHIERLMEIGIIGVVDTKLSRKFKDIKYYGPKKTAILIVPSQKEETVRSLSTSLKTSYIPATTALLVMFLVVILGIGFSAPGIFQSFQSNQPQMMSEGLGGSDEIRQMDHVDEKIAPVAEIVPKSNPLTPLIYIIIGGLASLLLILILLRLKGR
- a CDS encoding NAD(+)/NADH kinase, encoding MRVGIISRTDKQKALDIAREISEILKVKHEVYFDETLNKHFPNNNYSKKSGDIDLLISVGGDGTILKSVRRYRDTPLLGINMGTVGYLNEVLPEEINSILNILENHTIEERSMISCKIGNRTVEALNDIVIRTEVATRVSQVKVEISGQEYIVSGDGVIITTPTGSTAYSFSAGGPIIRTNSQEFGITPICPLYRKASPIVYPDHENVIVTALDRPCTIVTDGFPEGTMKPGNKIEIKKSLLKARFVKK